The following proteins are encoded in a genomic region of Pyxicephalus adspersus chromosome 9, UCB_Pads_2.0, whole genome shotgun sequence:
- the LRRC4C gene encoding leucine-rich repeat-containing protein 4C: MLNKMTLHPQQMMIGPRFNRALFDPLFIVLLALQLLVVAGLVRAQTCPSVCSCSNQFSKVICTRRNLREVPDGISTNTRQLNLHENQIQIIKVDSFKHLRHLEVLQLSRNHIRTIEIGAFNGLANLNTLELFDNRLTTIPNGAFEYLSKLKELWLRNNPIESIPSYAFHRIPSLRRLDLGEMKRLSYISEGAFEGLSNLRYLNLGMCNLREIPNLTPLVKLDELDLSGNHLSVLRPGSFQGLTNLQKLWIMHSQIQVIERNAFDDLQSLVELNLAHNNLTTLPHDLFTPLHNLQRIQLHHNPWNCNCDILWLSWWLKEIVTTGSTCCARCSTPPSLKGTHIAELDQNYFTCYAPVILEPPTDLNVTEGMAAELKCRGSTSLTYVSWITPNGSIMTHGAYKVRISVLNDGTLNFTSVMAQDAGLYTCIVSNSAGNTTASATLNVTTNGVDYTYFSTVTVETTEPSLEEARTTEHRLGPTPVLDWETTNATTSLLPQSTRSTEKPFTIPVTDANGGMPGIDEVMKTTKIIIGCFVAITLMAAVMLVIFYKMRKQHHRKNHHAPTRTVEIINVDDELTADTPIESHLPMPAIEHEHLNHYNSYKSPFNHTTTVNTINSIHSSVHEPLLIRANSKDNVQETQI; the protein is encoded by the coding sequence ATGTTGAACAAGATGACATTACATCCACAGCAGATGATGATAGGTCCTAGGTTCAACAGGGCCTTATTTGACCCCCTTTTTATTGTGCTGTTGGCTCTTCAACTTCTTGTGGTGGCCGGGTTGGTTAGGGCTCAGACCTGCCCTTCTGTATGTTCCTGCAGTAACCAGTTTAGCAAAGTCATTTGCACACGACGGAACCTACGCGAAGTCCCGGATGGTATCTCCACCAACACAAGGCAGCTTAACCTCCACGAAAATCAGATACAAATAATCAAAGTGGACAGTTTTAAGCATTTACGGCACTTAGAAGTTTTACAGTTGAGTAGGAATCACATTAGGACGATTGAAATTGGGGCCTTCAACGGCTTGGCGAATCTAAACACTTTGGAGCTCTTTGACAATCGTCTGACTACCATTCCAAATGGAGCTTTTGAATATTTGTCAAAACTAAAAGAGCTTTGGCTGAGGAACAACCCCATTGAAAGTATTCCATCCTATGCTTTTCATCGCATCCCTTCTCTGCGCAGATTGGATTTGGGGGAGATGAAAAGATTGTCCTACATTTCAGAAGGAGCTTTTGAAGGGCTTTCAAACCTTAGATATCTGAACCTTGGGATGTGCAACCTAAGAGAAATTCCTAATCTTACTCCACTTGTAAAACTAGATGAGCTAGACCTTTCTGGGAACCATCTTTCGGTTCTCAGGCCAGGGTCATTTCAAGGATTAACCAATTTGCAGAAACTGTGGATTATGCATTCCCAAATTCAGGTGATTGAGAGGAATGCCTTTGATGACCTTCAGTCACTTGTGGAGCTTAATTTGGCACATAATAATTTAACTACGCTGCCTCATGACCTTTTTACACCTCTACATAATTTGCAAAGGATTCAGTTACACCACAACCCTTGGAACTGCAATTGTGACATTCTTTGGCTTAGCTGGTGGTTAAAGGAGATAGTTACGACTGGCAGCACATGCTGTGCTCGTTGCAGCACCCCTCCCAGTTTAAAAGGTACTCACATTGCTGAGCTGGACCAGAACTATTTCACATGCTATGCCCCGGTAATTTTGGAGCCACCCACTGATCTGAATGTTACAGAAGGGATGGCTGCTGAACTTAAATGTCGGGGATCAACATCATTGACTTATGTTAGCTGGATTACGCCAAATGGATCCATAATGACTCATGGGGCTTACAAAGTGCGTATTTCTGTGCTGAATGATGGCACACTAAACTTCACAAGCGTAATGGCGCAAGATGCAGGATTGTACACATGTATCGTCAGTAATTCCGCAGGGAACACCACTGCCTCGGCGACACTGAATGTGACTACCAATGGAGTTGATTATACATATTTTTCCACTGTCACTGTAGAGACTACGGAACCATCTCTAGAGGAGGCTAGAACCACGGAACATCGTTTGGGTCCTACACCAGTCCTTGACTGGGAAACCACAAATGCAACCACCTCTCTATTGCCGCAGAGCACAAGGTCCACTGAGAAACCCTTTACCATCCCAGTTACAGATGCAAATGGTGGAATGCCAGGGATAGACGAAGTTATGAAGACCACTAAAATTATCATTGGCTGTTTTGTAGCCATTACCCTTATGGCAGCTGTTATGTTGGTCATTTTCTATAAGATGAGGAAACAGCACCATCGGAAGAACCATCACGCTCCTACGCGGACTGTTGAGATTATTAACGTGGATGATGAACTTACAGCTGACACCCCCATTGAGAGCCACTTACCCATGCCCGCAATAGAACACGAGCATTTAAACCATTATAACTCTTATAAGTCCCCTTTTAATCACACAACAACAGTGAACACGATAAATTCAATACACAGCTCAGTGCATGAACCTTTACTGATTCGCGCAAACTCTAAGGACAATGTACAGGAGACGCAGATCTGA